In the Nitrospirota bacterium genome, GCTCTTGATTGACGAGGTCGGTGAACACCTTCGGCGGTTTGGCAAACCAAGCATGTCGCACAGGTTTGCGCTCCTGCTTGCCATGGGGTATTTCGCCTTCGGCGTAGATGATGCGGGCGCCGGCTACGCCTGTCTTCGCGAGGCGCTCGAACTGGGCAAGGGGCGAGGGTATTTCCGGTCCTATATCTGGCGAGAGAAAATGATGGCAGAGCTCTGCATAAAAGCCCTGGAAGCCGGCATCGAAACCGAGTATGTGAAAGCGCTGGTCACGAAGGCACGGCTCATTCCTGAAACGGCACCCGTCCATATCGAGGAATGGCCTTGGCCCTTGAACATTTACACCCTGGGACGCATTTCCGTTCTCAGAGACGATTCGCCTCTCCATTTCGTCGGCAAGGCCCAGCGGAAGCCCGTGGAGATGCTCAAAGCGCTCTTGGCCCTCGGAGGGCGTGGCGTGCACGAGGAAAGAATAAGCGACATCCTCTGGCCGGAGGCCGATGGGGATGCCGCCCATTCGAATTTTACGACCACCCTTTCTCGCCTGAGAAGGCTTCTGGGCAGCGACGAGGCCATAGAGTTCACCGGCGGCCGCCTGAGCCTGGATGCGAGGCGCTGCTGGGTGGACGCATGGGCCTTCGAGCGCGCGATGTCAGAGGCCGAGGCCCGCGGCGTCTCGGAAGAGACGGTGGAAAGCGTGGAGCGAGCCCTCGCTCTTTACCGGGGAGCGTTCCTGGCAGGTGAGGACGAGGACTGGACCATCTTCCTCAGGGAGCGCCTGAGACGCAGGTTCTTGCAGAGCGTGCTGGACCTCGGGCTTTTCCGGGAGAAGGCCGGGCAGTGGAAAAAGGCGGTGGAGTGCTACCAAAGGGGGCTCCGGGTGGACGACCTGGCCGAGGAGCTCTACCAGCGCCTCATGATTTCCTATGGGGAGCTCGGCCTCAAAGGCTGAAGCCCTCTCCACGTACGAACAGTGCCGACAGGCACTTCATCGCACCTTCGGAGTGGGGCCGTCTTCACGCACCGAGGCCATATACAGGGAAATAAGAGCTTGAGCTACAGGTTGCCCCCTTCCGGAGAATAGACGAAGCACGAGTCCCCGCCAAGAAGCAGATATTTCGCTTCCTCCGCGTAAGACACTGAATTAGCGCTATTTTTTCGTGTGACCTATCTGAGACCTCCTTCCTGGTAGAGTGAAAGCATAATTTTACCGGTGTTTTTAAGGGCGATGGCATCCGGCTGGAAGGTGTTTCCGGACCTCGCGGACCCAGCCGTAAGGGCCCGGTCGTCAGAGTAAGGGAGGTTGTGTGCAGAGCTACATAGTACGCATATACCGCAAGGAAAAAGGTGGCCTCCTGGGCGTGGTGGAAGCTCCCGAAGGAAAAGAAGAGGGCCTTCACCGACTACGACGAACTTTGGAAGATTCTGAACTCTCAAGATGGGCAGTATCTGACAGAGAGAAGAGATAGGGACAGAAAGAAGAAGAAGAGGAGCAGCCGGTCTCTTCAGGGCCAGCCTCCTCCGATCGCCCCGGCAGGAGGATAAGATGAAGAATGACAAACCAGCCATAAACATCCTGGTGGTCGATGACCAGCCACTTCTGCTCCGCTTGATGGCAAGGGTTCTTCCCTCGACAGATCCTTCCGTCGAGGTGGTGGCCGCCCACACCGGCAGAGAGGCTTTGGAGGCCCTCGAGGCCCATTCCTTCGACCTCTGTTTTCTGGATGTCGGGCTCCCGGACATGAGCGGCCTCATGGTCATGGAGAAGATGAGGGCCATTTCCCCCGAAACCAGGATTGCCGTAATGACCGCAAGCCACTTGACCGAAGCCATGAAAGGGCAAATACGGGAGGGCGCATGGGCTTTCATCGAAAAACCTTTCAGGCTCGCCGATATACGAAAGATCGTGAACAACGCACTCATCAGGACATCCCGGAACCTAACCGGGGCGCATTCCAGAGACGTGCCGAGAAGGTTGTAAAGGAAGATTCGTGAAAAAGAAGAACCCGGTGCAGAATCTGCTTCAGACACATTTAGGAGGAGAACGTCTGCGGCGTCGAAACAGTGTACGCGAACAGCAACGTGGGCGACAACAGCGATGAGGCCATGACCCGGATTGGAGGTGGCTCCATCGTCATCCAGGAGAAGCAGAAACAGCCGAACCCTTACAGGGAGGCAGGGCCACTGTTCATCGAGGAAAGGCGTCAGGCTTTGTGCGGGTCCGCGGCGGTTATAAGTCTTGGAATATAGGGAATAGCGAAGGTCTCACATGGTAAAAAGAGGGACCAAGACCATAAACGCTGCTCTAATTGCCGGAATCCCTCTCCACTGTTCCATGTATGTCTCTTCCTGCGACCTTCCTGTAACTATCCCCCGTTTAAAAAGGTGCGCGAATGAACCTGGATGAAAAGGATAACTATATCGTCAAAATATATAACCGGGATGCTGAGATCGGAAGGCTGGTGGGCGTCGTCGAAGACGTGCAAGGAAAGCGGAGGCGGCTTTTTCAGGCGCCCGAGCACCTGCTGAGCTTTCTCTGGGAGTATGCCCCTTGCGACCGAAGGCTTTGCGGCCGCCTCCACCTCCGCCTTCCGGTTCAGGTCAAGGGGGTAAACACAGACGGCAGGGTATTTGCCGAAGACACCACCATCAAGGACATCAGCACGCGGGGTGCCTATTTGTTCTTGAAAAACAGAATGAGCGAGGATGACGAGCTGAGGCTTCTCATAGACCCTGATAATTCCGCTCTAGACGTGAGGGCGCGAATCGCAAGAGTGGAGGCCGCCACCCGGCCAAGCATAGGCGTGGGGGTCCGTTTCGAGTTGAAGGGGCTTTAGCGTCACGCATCAGAGAGCAAGCAGAGAGCCGAGCAACCAATTGCCTGGGCTTAAAGAGAAAAAACATAGAAAAAGCCGATAGTTACATGGTGGAGGCGGTGGGAATCGAACCCACGGATTGGCCTCTTAAGGACTTGTAAAATAATAACTTTATTTTGGCGTGAGACGAAATAGGCTACTCGGCTGTGCCAGGGGAGCGGTCAGCCTTGCCCTCATCACGGACCATCAGATTACGAATTACACGTACCGCAAGAAACTGCTTAAATATCACGATCTAATGAGCGTAATACAGGATTTTTGCTCTATCCTTGCTTTGGAGAAAGTTTCTTCTTTTCTCCAGGCCTCCTCCCCGGCGGTGGTCTCCGGGTAGCCTTCAAAATATCCCAAAGCTCATCTATGCTGGTAAAAGCCTTTTTCTTGCCTTTTCCGTCCACATCTTCCAGGGTTCCTACTAATTGACCGGACGTTTTCTCTGCATCTCGATAAATACGGAGTATGTAATTTTTCATGAGATACTCCTTTGATTGATGTCGTTCATGACCCCTGCCCTCCTCGCCCGAGGCGTTGCTACTTCAAAAGAAGGCTCTCATGCTCGCTCTCTTGTCAACCCATCGGGAGATGCCGGCAATTTCCATCTATTGCAGAATGACGACGACCATAATAATGGTAAAAATCTATCACGCCGAGGATTACAGGGAGGTTACACGGAAGAGCGTTGGGCGGCTGTTCACCCGGAGCGAAGGGAGCGGTAAATCTCCTCCGTCCTCTCTGAGGGAGGCAGGCCGAAGGTGCAGGAGAGAATCCTCTTACATCGCTCGTACACCGCCAGCGCCTCGGCCCTTCGTCCCAGTTTCTGGTAGCAGGACATAAGATGTTGATAAAGCTCCTCCGCCAGTTCGTCCACTTCCAACCCTTGCTGATAGCATTGCAGGGCTTTTTCCCAGTGCCCGTTTTCCTGCCAGTAAGACCCCAGCGTGCTCAGGCCTCTCAGGAATTTGCTCAAGAGTCGCTCGCGCGTGGCCGCGGTCCAGGGCTTGCCGGCCTCTTCCTTCAGGAAAGGTCCCTGGTACATTCTCGAGGCTCTTTCCATGAGCTGTACAGCGCTCGCCGCCTCGCCCTTTTTCCACAATCCTTCGGCCTGCCCCAGGAGGCGTTCGAATGCCCAGATGTCCACACGGCAGTATCTCGGGTCCAGGGTCAGCCTCCCTTCCCGAAGCTGAATTGCGTCATCGCTGCCCAGTAATTTGCGCAGCCGGAAAAGGGTGGTGGCGAAGGACTGGTGTGCCGTGTCTCCCAGGGATTCGGGCCAAAGGGCATCAGTGAGGCGCTCTTCGCTGACCTCCCTTCCGCCGAGGGCGATGAGTGCCTTAAGCAGGGAAAGCGGCCTCTGGCGGCTCTTTCCCGTAAATGCCAAGGGCTTTCCGTCTCTTACGACCCCGAACCTCCCGAGCATATATATCTCGAACCGCCACGGCCAGTTCTCTATGGTGACCCCCTGGGCGCCGGGCAGGAGATTGCGCTTCCTGATGAGGTCCCGGACATAATCGACCTCGATACGGGCCTCAAGAGCCTTTTCGCAGAGGCGGGCCATGATTCTCGGACGCCAGAGGCAGGTGACGAAATAGCCGTGCCTCCGGCCCAGTGCCATGGCCTCGCCGAGAAGGGCGAGGGCCTCCTGCTTGCGCTCCATGGTAAAAGCAACCTGTGCCTCGGCAATAAGGTACGTGAAGGAAAAGAGCGGGCTCCTGAGCCGCGTCTCCTTGCGCTTTCCTTCCTCGATGTGTCTCCGTGCCTCGTCGAGGAGGCCGATGTCATAGTCGAGTTGCACCCGGAACATGGGGAACATTACGTCGATCTTTGCCATCCCCGTGGAATTCACCATGCCCCGGCACAGTTCCAGGTGTTCCGCTGCGACCCGAAGATCGCCACCGGTCTCCATAAGAAAGAACGCGCTTATCGCGTGGTAGAGTCCCGCGTCAAGGGACGTGGCGCATCTCAGGGAAGGCTCCATTTCCCCGAGATATTTTTTTGCGGCGGTGTGGTCGCCGGCATGCAGGCAACTCCAGACGGCATGGCCCAAGATCTGGAAAACAAGGAAAGGAACGCCGCTCCGGGCTGAAAGGTCGAGCCCTTCGTTTACGGCTTCAAGGCACCGGGCATGGTTGCCGCGAAAGAGAT is a window encoding:
- a CDS encoding response regulator codes for the protein MKNDKPAINILVVDDQPLLLRLMARVLPSTDPSVEVVAAHTGREALEALEAHSFDLCFLDVGLPDMSGLMVMEKMRAISPETRIAVMTASHLTEAMKGQIREGAWAFIEKPFRLADIRKIVNNALIRTSRNLTGAHSRDVPRRL
- a CDS encoding PilZ domain-containing protein, with the translated sequence MNLDEKDNYIVKIYNRDAEIGRLVGVVEDVQGKRRRLFQAPEHLLSFLWEYAPCDRRLCGRLHLRLPVQVKGVNTDGRVFAEDTTIKDISTRGAYLFLKNRMSEDDELRLLIDPDNSALDVRARIARVEAATRPSIGVGVRFELKGL